The Spirochaeta isovalerica genome includes a window with the following:
- a CDS encoding DUF4340 domain-containing protein, which translates to MNKRSIYLIALFFIASVAAVFYVTVRDKNIPETVREQPVAEKPADAPEKVAPEAPAETPAEKPADIPQEKAPAETITDKGPKTLFNIPSETLNSFTLVDKGRTFSFLKENGIWTAAKGSLSRFDPEKILPVIKELSRIDSLKTVSDSLETGDEKGIDPGSRSITISDGKQIQTIYPGSYSTEEEGYFLSVDGSEEIYLVKRSLGSSLKIEADDLRDRKLPMPDLRNISTLTIEGPSHLSLIPYKRFDQFAPDDFDHMLDAPYSRLIPVDEDSFTLFLNSLGRPLMISGFIDQGRPSDYGINTEKADFSLTDRTGEALILHLGKPAGEKRVYAKLGTEDQLFTLNTGDLDFMDISPFSLADRQVRPIDLEKIDTINIITPELALMVGIDKSGGAKAYTLNGMEISERDFLEIYQTVRSLHLTGEIEAPVSKAAADLTISWKLKDGGSLWAETTFHPYDAKNYAVTQYGDYPPLFLIDRDQVAAMVDKVTAAADRIYGF; encoded by the coding sequence TTGAATAAACGCTCGATTTATCTGATAGCATTATTTTTTATAGCCTCAGTTGCCGCGGTTTTCTATGTAACCGTCAGGGACAAGAACATCCCGGAAACGGTAAGGGAGCAACCGGTCGCGGAGAAGCCGGCGGACGCTCCCGAAAAGGTTGCGCCGGAAGCACCGGCGGAAACGCCGGCTGAGAAACCAGCTGACATTCCACAAGAGAAAGCTCCTGCGGAAACCATCACAGATAAGGGACCGAAAACTCTCTTCAATATACCCTCAGAGACCCTGAATTCCTTTACGCTTGTCGACAAGGGACGGACTTTCAGCTTTCTTAAAGAGAATGGAATATGGACCGCGGCAAAGGGATCTCTCAGCCGCTTCGACCCCGAAAAGATTCTGCCGGTTATAAAGGAACTGAGCCGCATTGATTCACTTAAGACCGTCAGCGACTCTCTTGAGACCGGTGATGAGAAAGGTATCGATCCCGGTTCCAGGTCCATAACCATCAGCGACGGGAAGCAAATTCAAACCATCTACCCGGGTTCCTACAGCACGGAAGAAGAGGGGTATTTTCTTTCTGTTGACGGATCGGAGGAAATCTATCTCGTGAAAAGATCACTCGGTTCTTCTCTAAAAATAGAAGCCGACGACCTGAGAGACAGAAAACTGCCCATGCCTGATTTGAGAAACATATCGACTCTTACCATTGAAGGCCCCTCTCACCTCTCCCTTATCCCCTATAAACGATTTGATCAGTTCGCACCGGATGATTTTGATCATATGCTGGACGCCCCCTACAGCAGGCTAATTCCTGTCGATGAGGACAGCTTCACCCTATTTCTGAACAGCCTGGGCCGGCCTCTCATGATTTCCGGTTTTATTGATCAGGGCCGACCGTCCGATTATGGAATAAATACGGAGAAAGCGGATTTCTCGCTTACCGACAGAACCGGCGAAGCTCTGATTCTTCATTTGGGTAAACCGGCAGGAGAAAAGAGAGTTTATGCGAAACTGGGAACAGAAGATCAGCTTTTCACTCTAAATACCGGAGATCTGGATTTCATGGATATATCTCCCTTCTCTCTGGCGGACAGACAGGTGAGGCCAATCGATCTTGAGAAGATAGATACGATCAATATTATCACTCCTGAACTGGCGCTTATGGTCGGCATCGATAAAAGCGGAGGAGCAAAAGCTTACACTCTCAACGGAATGGAGATCAGCGAAAGGGATTTTCTGGAAATTTATCAGACCGTAAGATCTCTGCACCTGACAGGAGAAATAGAGGCTCCGGTATCAAAGGCCGCCGCCGATCTGACGATTTCCTGGAAACTGAAAGACGGCGGTTCCCTATGGGCCGAAACGACGTTTCATCCCTATGACGCAAAGAATTATGCCGTCACTCAATACGGAGATTATCCGCCTCTGTTCCTCATTGACCGGGATCAGGTAGCGGCCATGGTGGACAAAGTTACCGCTGCGGCAGACCGGATCTACGGTTTCTAG
- a CDS encoding aminoacyl-histidine dipeptidase has product MTEAVQRILDIFEELNKVPRQSEQEEKIHKWLMEWAEDNGFACSTDEALNINIKVPATPGFEKAPGLVIQGHMDMVCEKVDGSDHDFSKDPIKHVIDGEWLTAEDTSLGADNGIAIAMAFAAALDKDLEHPAFEILITTAEETGLYGANALKPGFVEGKILLNLDSEDEGIFTVGCAGGNNTIIHLPVEYRNIPEGHKTVQMTVTGLLGGHSGVDINTNRESSNVLISRLVSQVLSQVDAGLVDIYGGTAHNSIARTSDAVLAVKVADLDKLETVVREVEARFKVENSLVDKGLEIKTATPSVTYSRMLTAESQAKTVNLLLSMPHGVQRMSAAIEGLVQTSNNLAIMKLEGDNLYVLQSQRSSVMSDLMYTSRKIEAIAGLAGARVEIEEKYPAWMPDMDSPLLQKCREVYIKTFGKEPVIEAIHAGLECGVIGSIYEGMDMISFGPDIQDCHSPDEKLRIPSLELVWLFLTELFKSYRS; this is encoded by the coding sequence ATGACTGAAGCTGTACAGAGAATACTCGATATATTTGAAGAACTGAACAAAGTTCCCCGCCAATCGGAACAGGAAGAAAAAATCCATAAATGGCTTATGGAATGGGCCGAGGACAACGGTTTCGCCTGCTCCACCGATGAAGCCTTGAACATCAATATCAAAGTTCCCGCCACGCCCGGTTTTGAAAAAGCTCCGGGACTGGTCATACAGGGACATATGGATATGGTCTGCGAAAAAGTTGACGGTTCGGACCACGACTTTTCAAAGGATCCCATCAAGCACGTCATAGACGGTGAGTGGCTGACCGCGGAAGACACCAGCCTGGGGGCGGATAACGGCATCGCCATCGCCATGGCCTTCGCGGCCGCACTGGATAAAGACCTGGAACATCCCGCTTTTGAAATTCTCATTACCACTGCTGAGGAGACGGGACTCTACGGGGCCAATGCCTTGAAGCCGGGATTCGTGGAAGGTAAAATCCTTCTTAACCTGGATTCGGAAGATGAAGGCATTTTCACGGTCGGCTGCGCAGGGGGAAATAACACGATCATACACTTGCCGGTGGAGTACAGGAATATTCCCGAAGGGCACAAGACGGTTCAAATGACTGTAACGGGACTCCTGGGAGGGCATTCCGGCGTGGATATCAATACGAACCGGGAGAGTTCCAATGTCCTTATTTCCCGTCTTGTCTCTCAGGTCCTCTCGCAAGTTGATGCCGGCCTGGTCGATATTTACGGAGGGACAGCCCATAACTCGATAGCCCGCACATCTGATGCGGTTCTGGCCGTAAAAGTTGCTGATCTGGATAAGCTGGAAACAGTTGTCCGTGAAGTGGAAGCCCGGTTCAAAGTGGAAAACTCCCTTGTCGATAAAGGGCTGGAAATCAAAACAGCCACGCCGTCCGTAACATACAGCAGAATGCTCACCGCTGAGTCTCAGGCAAAAACCGTAAATCTTCTCCTTTCCATGCCTCACGGCGTTCAGAGAATGTCCGCCGCCATAGAGGGGCTCGTTCAGACTTCAAACAATCTGGCTATCATGAAGCTGGAAGGGGATAACCTCTATGTGCTGCAGAGCCAGAGAAGCTCCGTTATGTCAGACCTGATGTATACGTCCCGGAAAATTGAAGCTATTGCCGGACTGGCCGGAGCCAGGGTGGAGATCGAGGAAAAATATCCCGCCTGGATGCCGGATATGGATTCGCCTCTCCTGCAGAAATGCCGCGAGGTATATATCAAAACCTTTGGGAAAGAACCGGTTATCGAAGCTATTCATGCGGGTCTAGAATGCGGCGTCATCGGGTCAATTTACGAAGGGATGGATATGATTTCCTTCGGTCCCGATATTCAGGATTGCCATTCTCCCGATGAGAAGCTGAGGATCCCCAGTCTGGAGTTGGTCTGGCTGTTCCTTACCGAACTCTTCAAATCCTACAGGAGCTGA